In Alkalibaculum bacchi, a genomic segment contains:
- a CDS encoding glutamate-cysteine ligase family protein — protein MNYYKINKNKIIKYIKSGEKTDGAYSLGLEFEHIVVYKESFKSVHYERGVEEVMEQLLSKGWTKIDDEPKLLNIVKNGDSITLEPGAQLELSIKNCDTIDEIKERYFSFIKDIYPILESKNYSLLSIGYRPIEKIADIPMIPKQRYKYMSEYLSKRGKYALNMMKGSASLQISVDYTSEEDYIKKNRVANYLSPAISYLYDNSPIFEGNIHEGNGARVEIWNNMDNDRSRLTPGVLDKDFGYEEYADYILERPCIIALLDSKLVFTGPKPAKEVYEHIEMNIEQIEHLLSMVFPDVRTKKYIEIRMSDSVPYPYNLSSAILWKSIMYHSDNLEYFYSESLKSTTAQIETLRENLITGEKEAIKAITKMVETLLMRALDVVHPEERKYIDILIELQKNHINLASYSKELLKKEKSIFEALAIDVLSPKNLNIFGMN, from the coding sequence ATGAATTACTATAAAATAAATAAAAACAAAATAATCAAGTACATCAAAAGTGGAGAAAAAACAGATGGTGCCTATTCTCTAGGATTAGAGTTTGAACACATTGTTGTTTATAAAGAAAGTTTTAAATCTGTTCACTATGAGAGGGGTGTTGAAGAAGTTATGGAACAGCTTCTTTCAAAGGGTTGGACCAAGATCGATGACGAACCCAAACTACTCAATATAGTGAAAAATGGCGATAGTATTACTTTAGAGCCCGGAGCACAATTGGAATTAAGCATAAAAAATTGCGACACTATAGACGAAATAAAAGAAAGATATTTTTCTTTTATCAAGGATATATATCCTATTTTAGAATCAAAAAATTACAGCCTTCTTTCTATAGGATATCGACCTATAGAAAAAATTGCTGATATTCCAATGATTCCAAAACAACGGTACAAATATATGTCAGAGTATTTGAGCAAACGAGGCAAGTACGCCTTAAATATGATGAAGGGATCTGCTTCTCTTCAAATATCTGTGGATTATACTAGTGAAGAGGACTATATTAAAAAGAATAGAGTTGCAAATTATTTGTCGCCAGCTATTTCTTATTTATATGACAATTCACCAATATTCGAAGGAAATATTCATGAGGGAAATGGCGCGAGAGTTGAAATATGGAATAATATGGACAATGATCGAAGTAGACTGACTCCAGGTGTTTTAGACAAAGATTTTGGCTACGAAGAGTATGCGGATTATATCCTTGAAAGACCGTGTATTATTGCTTTATTAGATAGCAAACTTGTTTTTACTGGCCCCAAACCGGCTAAAGAAGTATATGAACATATAGAAATGAACATTGAGCAAATCGAGCATTTGCTTTCAATGGTATTCCCTGATGTGCGAACAAAAAAGTACATCGAAATCAGAATGAGTGATAGTGTACCTTATCCTTATAATCTATCTTCTGCTATACTGTGGAAATCTATTATGTATCACTCAGACAATTTAGAGTACTTTTATAGTGAATCTTTAAAATCTACTACAGCACAAATAGAGACCCTGAGAGAAAATTTGATTACAGGTGAAAAAGAAGCCATTAAAGCGATTACTAAAATGGTGGAGACTCTGTTAATGAGGGCTTTAGATGTAGTACATCCTGAAGAACGAAAATATATTGATATTTTAATTGAGCTTCAAAAAAATCATATAAATTTAGCCTCTTATTCTAAGGAATTACTAAAAAAAGAAAAATCAATATTTGAAGCTTTAGCTATTGATGTATTATCTCCTAAAAATCTGAACATTTTTGGGATGAATTAA